One stretch of Halapricum desulfuricans DNA includes these proteins:
- a CDS encoding enoyl-CoA hydratase/isomerase family protein produces MTVSIERSDRVVVCSLEDPAGRNALTAETARKLSEVIEGLEDTDVRCVLLRGEGDTFCASGDVGAHVDRVRGDIDAAEWRERVEAVSDAVAAVYECPLPTVAAVDGPAFGAGAALALACDLRVASTDGSIGFGFRRFGLAAIAGVSYLLPRIVALDTALQLLYTGELVGAERAAELGLFTALYPADGFEDELASLLATVSTGPREALIAAKTLLRTDHGELREGQGAELEAAERLSEGGDFEEGVTAFATEREPQF; encoded by the coding sequence GTGACCGTCTCTATCGAGCGGTCGGACCGGGTCGTGGTTTGCTCGCTCGAGGACCCGGCCGGGCGCAACGCGCTCACGGCCGAGACCGCCCGAAAGCTTTCCGAGGTGATCGAGGGACTCGAAGACACCGACGTCCGCTGTGTGCTCCTCCGCGGCGAGGGCGACACCTTCTGTGCAAGCGGTGACGTCGGGGCACACGTCGACCGTGTTCGAGGCGATATCGACGCCGCCGAGTGGCGCGAACGCGTCGAAGCGGTCAGTGACGCCGTCGCCGCCGTCTACGAGTGCCCGCTCCCGACTGTCGCTGCCGTCGACGGACCGGCCTTCGGCGCGGGGGCGGCGCTCGCGCTGGCCTGTGATCTCCGGGTCGCGAGCACCGACGGGTCGATCGGCTTCGGCTTCCGGCGGTTCGGGCTGGCGGCTATCGCCGGCGTCTCGTATCTGCTTCCCCGGATCGTCGCTCTCGACACCGCGTTGCAGCTGCTGTACACCGGCGAACTCGTCGGGGCCGAACGGGCGGCCGAACTGGGGCTTTTCACCGCGCTGTACCCCGCTGACGGCTTCGAGGACGAACTCGCCTCGCTGCTGGCGACGGTCTCGACCGGCCCTCGCGAGGCGCTGATCGCGGCGAAGACACTACTCAGAACCGATCACGGGGAACTACGCGAGGGGCAGGGGGCGGAACTGGAGGCGGCCGAGCGGCTGTCGGAGGGCGGCGATTTCGAGGAGGGGGTCACCGCGTTCGCGACCGAACGAGAACCGCAGTTCTAG
- the menE gene encoding o-succinylbenzoate--CoA ligase, whose translation MTDRWPRYDLLTHRAKTTPDRTVLIDADTGREWTARELDAEVDELAAALESVGVSLGTRVGLLLSTRPAFVRIVHAGSRLGGVLVPLNVEKPTDALAAQADQADVDVLVCGTETAETARELDVGTTVSVDRPDDTAGTGEVRELPDADPGGFVPIGRDPDSLAVIVFTSGTTGEPKGVRLTRRNLLASAEASAYRLGVAPGDRWLCCLPMYHMGGLAPIVRTALYGTTLVVQRAFDAAETAAVLERFDVSGVSLVPTMLQRLLDSGWEPPAALDTVLLGGAPADESLIARAITRDVPVYPTYGTTETASQIATARPEQAAENPGSVGQPLVNTTVRIHSDGEPADPGEVGELVVSGPTVTPGYLDADRTAEAFDEAGLHTGDLGYSDADGRLWIEGRRDDRIVTGGENVDPERVAAAIREHPDVEDAAVVGLDDPEWGERVAALVVGAAGPETIEAHCRDRLAAFEVPKTIAVADELPRTASGTVDREAVEEVLSDER comes from the coding sequence ATGACCGACCGCTGGCCCCGCTACGATCTGCTGACCCACCGGGCGAAGACGACACCAGACCGGACGGTGTTGATCGACGCGGATACCGGACGGGAGTGGACCGCTCGCGAACTCGATGCCGAGGTGGATGAACTCGCGGCCGCGCTCGAGTCGGTCGGCGTCTCGCTGGGGACGCGCGTCGGACTGTTGCTCTCGACCCGTCCCGCGTTCGTCCGGATCGTCCACGCCGGCTCCCGGCTCGGCGGCGTGCTCGTCCCGCTGAACGTCGAGAAGCCGACCGACGCGCTGGCCGCCCAGGCCGACCAAGCCGACGTGGACGTGCTGGTCTGTGGGACCGAGACCGCCGAGACGGCTCGCGAACTCGACGTTGGGACGACGGTCTCGGTCGACCGACCTGACGACACAGCCGGGACCGGCGAGGTCCGAGAACTTCCCGACGCCGATCCCGGGGGATTCGTCCCCATCGGCCGGGACCCCGACTCCCTCGCAGTGATCGTGTTCACTTCGGGGACGACGGGCGAGCCGAAAGGCGTCAGGCTGACGCGCCGGAACCTGCTGGCCAGCGCCGAGGCCTCGGCCTACCGGCTCGGCGTCGCGCCCGGCGACCGGTGGCTGTGCTGTCTCCCGATGTATCACATGGGCGGGCTCGCGCCGATCGTCCGGACCGCGCTGTACGGGACGACGCTGGTCGTCCAGCGGGCGTTCGACGCGGCCGAGACGGCCGCTGTCCTCGAACGGTTCGACGTCTCGGGCGTCTCGCTCGTGCCGACGATGCTCCAGCGGTTGCTCGATTCGGGATGGGAGCCGCCGGCCGCTCTCGATACCGTGCTGCTCGGGGGCGCACCGGCTGACGAATCGCTGATCGCGCGCGCCATCACCCGGGACGTTCCCGTCTACCCGACCTACGGGACGACCGAGACGGCCTCCCAGATCGCCACCGCGCGCCCCGAGCAGGCGGCCGAGAACCCGGGTTCGGTCGGCCAGCCGCTGGTCAACACGACCGTCCGGATCCACTCGGACGGCGAGCCTGCCGATCCGGGCGAGGTCGGCGAACTCGTCGTCTCGGGGCCGACGGTGACGCCGGGCTATCTCGACGCGGATCGGACAGCCGAGGCGTTCGACGAGGCCGGTCTGCACACCGGCGACCTCGGATACAGCGACGCCGACGGACGGCTCTGGATCGAGGGCCGACGCGACGACCGGATCGTCACCGGCGGCGAGAACGTCGATCCCGAGAGGGTGGCGGCGGCAATCCGCGAACACCCGGACGTCGAGGACGCCGCAGTCGTCGGACTCGACGATCCGGAGTGGGGCGAGCGCGTCGCCGCGCTGGTCGTCGGCGCGGCCGGTCCGGAGACAATCGAGGCCCACTGCCGGGACCGACTGGCCGCCTTCGAGGTGCCGAAGACGATCGCCGTCGCCGACGAGCTGCCCCGGACCGCCTCCGGGACGGTCGACCGCGAGGCAGTCGAGGAGGTCCTCTCCGACGAACGGTGA
- a CDS encoding inorganic phosphate transporter gives MSSLVGIVTVALVASLFMSFTVGANSNSAPIAPAVGANALSTLRGALLVGLVAALGAVAQGGSISETIGHGLVTGVTITPLAATATLLTAATLITIGNSRGYPIPSAFTVTGAAIGAGVALGGGFAVGTYAEILGFWFAIPVVEGVLAYGLAWLLLDETVPDTLSIPLLAGGVGYALANVQLSFLPAPHSEQGSIAGVLTRQLDLAATGIGEASTALVGGVIGLLTIVAVYWQLRRDVTTGINRMLVALALVVVFTSGGSQVGLATGPLESVFESSLGLPSLYLLGLGGLGILLGGWFRSPRLIQAVAREYASLGPKRSIAAFIPAFLIAQVAIVLGYPISFNKVMISSIVGAGLVGGSSSSDGVSAAKTGYTVGAWIASMVGGGAISFALYHALAALPGLG, from the coding sequence ATGTCCTCACTCGTCGGGATCGTCACTGTCGCGCTCGTTGCATCGCTCTTCATGTCATTCACCGTCGGGGCGAACAGCAACTCCGCTCCGATCGCGCCGGCAGTCGGGGCGAACGCGCTGTCCACCTTGCGAGGGGCGTTGCTGGTCGGGCTCGTCGCCGCCCTCGGGGCCGTCGCACAGGGCGGCAGCATCTCGGAAACCATCGGCCACGGGCTGGTGACTGGCGTGACGATCACCCCGCTGGCCGCCACTGCGACGCTTCTCACGGCAGCGACGCTCATCACGATCGGAAACTCCCGCGGATACCCGATCCCCTCCGCGTTCACGGTGACCGGTGCGGCGATCGGGGCGGGCGTCGCGCTCGGCGGCGGCTTCGCGGTCGGGACGTACGCCGAGATTCTGGGGTTCTGGTTCGCGATCCCGGTCGTCGAGGGCGTCCTCGCGTACGGTCTCGCGTGGCTGTTGCTGGACGAGACGGTCCCGGACACGCTGAGTATCCCGCTGCTCGCCGGCGGCGTCGGCTACGCACTCGCCAACGTCCAGCTATCGTTCCTCCCGGCCCCACACAGCGAACAGGGCTCGATCGCGGGCGTCCTCACCCGCCAACTCGACCTCGCGGCGACAGGGATCGGCGAGGCCAGCACTGCACTCGTCGGAGGCGTGATCGGCCTGCTCACGATTGTCGCGGTCTACTGGCAGCTTCGGCGTGACGTGACGACCGGAATCAACCGGATGCTGGTGGCGCTCGCCCTCGTCGTCGTGTTCACCAGCGGCGGGTCACAGGTCGGACTCGCCACCGGACCGCTGGAGTCCGTCTTCGAATCGTCGCTCGGTCTCCCATCACTGTATCTGCTCGGACTCGGGGGACTCGGTATTCTCCTCGGTGGCTGGTTTCGGTCGCCGCGCCTCATTCAGGCCGTGGCCCGCGAGTACGCGTCGCTCGGGCCGAAGCGATCGATCGCCGCGTTCATTCCCGCGTTTCTCATCGCCCAGGTCGCTATCGTCCTCGGCTATCCCATCTCGTTCAACAAGGTGATGATATCCAGCATCGTCGGGGCAGGGCTCGTCGGCGGCTCGTCGAGTTCAGACGGGGTGTCCGCCGCGAAGACGGGATACACGGTCGGGGCGTGGATCGCCTCGATGGTCGGCGGCGGCGCGATCAGCTTCGCGCTCTACCACGCGCTGGCTGCACTCCCCGGGCTGGGGTAG
- a CDS encoding UPF0058 family protein, whose amino-acid sequence MHKDELLELHEHMVTIMEYFREQEHVEEGLFDPYEELDVTPADVHKSKSEHKHAVFVLGNALATAMSDDEFSDAGRIGKRMKELAEDAESKI is encoded by the coding sequence ATGCACAAAGACGAGCTCTTAGAACTCCACGAGCACATGGTTACGATCATGGAGTACTTCCGCGAGCAGGAGCACGTCGAGGAGGGGCTGTTCGATCCCTACGAGGAACTCGACGTCACGCCTGCAGACGTCCACAAGTCCAAAAGCGAACACAAACACGCCGTGTTCGTTCTCGGCAACGCCCTGGCCACCGCGATGAGCGACGACGAGTTCTCCGACGCCGGCCGCATCGGCAAGCGCATGAAGGAGCTGGCCGAGGACGCCGAATCGAAGATCTAG
- a CDS encoding J domain-containing protein: MAETFYDVLGVDPEADESAIDDAFRERIKDVHPDVSDDPEAGQRSRRLIEAREVLTDESERARYDRLGHDQYVRQTDTDAGWATDAASRPPSEAATAWADDSETTGDDATGDSGSTWAGRGRWRHRRRGQGRRNRRAREAHGGPGAGAAESGSETATGGEATGDGTGDAATGDDRVGARTGGPGTATGSDSGGGSVGTSGNVGGPVGWATGGGYAVREESTRDGFDRSRLFPPTQSVVLLVAAFFSYPGLVFSSVFPAFSPIVNVIVAACTLALIVYLASMPEVGIYVFGGWTVLGTFVLLASTVDPLSIVGLVVLGATWLPLGLTVLTYWALRW; this comes from the coding sequence ATGGCAGAGACGTTCTACGACGTGCTCGGGGTGGATCCGGAGGCCGACGAGTCGGCCATCGACGACGCCTTCCGCGAACGGATCAAGGACGTCCATCCGGACGTCAGCGACGATCCCGAGGCCGGACAGCGCTCTCGGCGGTTGATCGAGGCCAGGGAGGTGCTCACCGACGAGTCGGAACGGGCTCGCTACGACCGGCTCGGCCACGACCAGTACGTCCGCCAGACCGACACCGACGCGGGCTGGGCGACCGACGCCGCGTCGCGGCCACCGTCGGAGGCGGCGACGGCGTGGGCCGATGACAGCGAGACGACGGGGGACGACGCGACGGGGGACAGCGGCTCCACCTGGGCCGGACGTGGGAGATGGCGACACAGGCGGCGAGGGCAGGGTCGCCGGAATCGACGCGCACGCGAGGCGCACGGCGGTCCCGGAGCGGGAGCCGCGGAGTCCGGTAGCGAGACCGCGACTGGAGGCGAAGCCACTGGAGACGGGACGGGCGACGCGGCAACCGGCGACGACCGAGTCGGAGCGCGGACGGGCGGACCGGGCACTGCCACAGGCAGCGACAGTGGTGGAGGAAGTGTCGGCACGTCGGGAAACGTCGGCGGGCCGGTCGGGTGGGCCACGGGCGGCGGCTACGCCGTTCGCGAGGAGTCGACACGGGACGGCTTCGACCGGAGCCGGCTGTTCCCGCCGACCCAGTCGGTCGTGTTGCTCGTCGCCGCCTTCTTCTCGTATCCGGGACTGGTCTTCAGCAGCGTCTTCCCCGCGTTCTCACCGATAGTCAACGTCATCGTCGCGGCGTGTACGCTGGCGCTGATCGTCTATCTCGCGTCGATGCCCGAAGTCGGTATCTACGTCTTCGGCGGCTGGACGGTGCTGGGAACGTTCGTCCTCCTCGCGAGCACGGTCGATCCGCTCTCGATCGTCGGACTGGTCGTCCTCGGGGCGACGTGGCTGCCGCTCGGCCTGACGGTGCTGACCTACTGGGCGCTGCGCTGGTAG
- a CDS encoding 1,4-dihydroxy-2-naphthoate polyprenyltransferase — protein sequence MSTADVSRRKAWLMAARPQTLPAGTAPVVVGVGLAIHAGVFAPLPALSALVGAILIQIGTNFANDYYDAVKGADTEDREGFTRVTAGGLIEPERVKQAMIATYGLAVLVGVYLVAIGGVPILVVGLSSIVAGVLYTGGPYPYGYRGLGDLFVFVYFGVIAVTGTYYVQAVATMADVGLFPLGLPAGSVTVDAVVASLAAAALSTCVLVVNNVRDIETDRATGKRTLAVILGYRGARAEYVLLMGMAYTVPVVFALDPAYGLPALAPLLSLPLAARVTKTVLTETSGKALNPALERTGQAMIAHALLFAAGLAV from the coding sequence ATGAGTACCGCAGACGTCTCCCGGCGGAAGGCCTGGCTGATGGCCGCCCGGCCACAGACGCTGCCCGCCGGCACCGCGCCGGTCGTCGTGGGCGTCGGGCTGGCGATCCACGCCGGCGTCTTCGCACCGCTGCCCGCGCTTTCGGCGCTGGTCGGAGCAATCTTGATCCAGATCGGGACCAACTTCGCCAACGACTACTACGACGCCGTCAAAGGGGCAGACACCGAGGACCGCGAGGGGTTCACCCGCGTCACCGCGGGCGGGCTGATCGAACCCGAGCGCGTCAAGCAGGCGATGATCGCCACCTACGGACTGGCCGTGCTCGTCGGCGTCTACCTGGTCGCGATCGGCGGCGTGCCGATCCTCGTCGTCGGCCTTTCTTCGATCGTCGCCGGAGTGCTGTACACCGGCGGCCCCTACCCCTACGGCTACCGCGGGCTGGGCGATCTGTTCGTGTTCGTCTACTTCGGTGTCATCGCTGTCACTGGCACCTACTACGTGCAGGCCGTTGCGACCATGGCCGACGTGGGGCTGTTCCCGCTGGGGCTGCCTGCCGGGAGCGTCACTGTCGACGCCGTCGTCGCGAGCCTCGCGGCGGCCGCGCTCTCGACGTGCGTGCTCGTCGTCAACAACGTCCGCGACATCGAGACCGACCGCGCGACCGGCAAGCGGACGCTGGCGGTCATCCTGGGCTATCGCGGCGCACGCGCCGAGTACGTCCTGCTGATGGGGATGGCCTACACCGTCCCGGTAGTATTCGCGCTCGATCCCGCGTACGGCCTGCCTGCGCTCGCGCCGCTTCTGTCGCTGCCGCTCGCGGCCCGCGTCACGAAGACGGTCCTGACAGAGACGAGCGGCAAGGCGCTCAATCCGGCGCTTGAACGCACCGGGCAGGCGATGATCGCACACGCACTGCTGTTCGCCGCGGGGCTGGCAGTATGA
- a CDS encoding NAD(+)/NADH kinase, with protein sequence MSDDLAGAVRVHVIGASLETLADAATVSDSESADVVVAVGESALLELARTGCSTPILPVDAGTGVRSVPRERVEAALESVREGRANELELPVLGVTIDGRSRGRALLDVMLVTEQAAHISEFELETPSDRIAQFRADGFVLATAAGTSGYARRLDAPVFAPETRAAAVVPVAAFATSLDQWVVPVPDRGPVLEGRVAREEAGVALLLDDRDAGRVPPLTPVSIDVVDALRLYRVPESQSCFGGVEGSPREGSPGKSS encoded by the coding sequence ATGAGCGACGACCTGGCAGGCGCGGTTCGCGTCCACGTGATCGGCGCGTCTCTCGAGACGCTCGCGGACGCGGCGACGGTCTCCGACAGCGAGAGCGCGGACGTCGTCGTGGCGGTCGGCGAATCCGCACTGCTGGAACTCGCCCGTACGGGGTGTTCGACGCCGATCCTGCCGGTCGATGCGGGCACCGGCGTCCGGTCGGTGCCGCGCGAGCGAGTCGAGGCCGCACTCGAAAGCGTCCGGGAGGGCCGCGCAAACGAACTCGAGCTCCCTGTCCTCGGCGTCACTATCGACGGCCGGTCGCGCGGCCGGGCGCTGCTTGACGTGATGCTCGTCACGGAACAGGCGGCGCACATCTCCGAGTTCGAACTTGAAACCCCCTCCGACCGGATCGCACAGTTTCGCGCCGACGGGTTCGTACTCGCCACCGCCGCGGGGACCAGCGGGTACGCCCGACGGCTCGACGCCCCTGTGTTCGCCCCGGAGACGCGGGCCGCCGCGGTCGTCCCGGTCGCCGCGTTCGCGACCTCGCTCGATCAGTGGGTCGTTCCGGTCCCCGACCGCGGCCCGGTGCTCGAAGGGCGGGTCGCCCGCGAAGAGGCCGGCGTCGCCCTGCTTCTCGACGACCGTGACGCGGGGCGGGTCCCGCCGCTGACGCCGGTTTCGATCGACGTCGTCGATGCGCTCCGGCTCTACCGCGTTCCGGAGAGTCAGTCCTGTTTCGGCGGAGTCGAGGGCTCTCCCCGGGAAGGTTCGCCGGGAAAATCATCTTGA
- a CDS encoding mandelate racemase/muconate lactonizing enzyme family protein, with protein MRIDPFALELADPLVTAAGTIDAREGFTVTYRHRGERGVGEATPLPGWTESLEACREALDRAAAAADEDASDSDGSGHGPALLELDAAETPAARHGFATALLDADARADGVPLYRWFDADAGTVSSVPVNATVGDASVEATVEAAEEAVDAGFEALKCKVGARSVAEDARRLRAVREAVGEGVELRADANAAYDRETAREALEAFASADVSYVEQPLSADDLAGHRELREAAVDVALDESLVEHDPQTVFDADAADVLILKPMVLGGPDSAHALATRARERGIEPVVTTTIDGLIARTAAVHVAAAIPDVRACGLATADRLAVDLGPDPCPVADGTIPVPQPPGLGREVTL; from the coding sequence ATGAGAATCGACCCGTTCGCGCTCGAGCTGGCCGACCCGCTCGTGACGGCCGCGGGGACGATCGACGCCCGCGAGGGATTCACCGTCACCTACCGCCACCGCGGCGAGCGGGGCGTCGGCGAGGCGACGCCGCTACCCGGCTGGACGGAGTCGCTCGAGGCGTGTCGCGAGGCACTCGATCGCGCGGCCGCGGCCGCTGACGAAGACGCCAGTGACAGCGACGGTTCGGGCCACGGGCCAGCACTCCTCGAACTGGACGCCGCTGAGACGCCCGCCGCACGCCACGGCTTCGCGACGGCACTACTCGACGCCGATGCCCGCGCCGACGGCGTCCCTCTCTATCGATGGTTCGACGCCGACGCGGGGACGGTCTCGTCGGTCCCGGTCAACGCGACGGTCGGCGACGCGTCGGTCGAAGCGACAGTCGAAGCCGCCGAGGAAGCGGTCGACGCGGGCTTCGAGGCACTGAAGTGCAAGGTCGGCGCGCGATCGGTCGCCGAGGACGCTCGGCGACTCCGGGCCGTCCGCGAGGCCGTCGGCGAGGGCGTCGAACTGCGGGCGGACGCCAACGCCGCCTACGACCGCGAGACGGCTCGCGAGGCCCTCGAAGCGTTCGCGAGCGCGGACGTCTCTTACGTCGAACAGCCGCTTTCCGCCGACGATTTGGCCGGCCACCGCGAGTTGCGAGAGGCGGCCGTCGATGTCGCCCTGGACGAGAGCCTCGTCGAGCACGATCCGCAGACGGTCTTCGACGCCGACGCCGCAGACGTGCTGATCCTCAAGCCGATGGTCCTTGGCGGGCCGGACAGCGCCCACGCGCTGGCGACCCGTGCCCGCGAGCGCGGGATCGAACCGGTCGTGACCACCACTATCGACGGCCTCATCGCCCGGACCGCCGCCGTCCACGTCGCCGCCGCGATCCCCGACGTTCGGGCCTGCGGGCTGGCGACGGCCGACCGGCTGGCCGTGGATCTCGGACCCGACCCGTGTCCGGTCGCAGACGGGACGATCCCCGTCCCGCAGCCGCCGGGTCTCGGCAGGGAGGTGACGCTATGA
- a CDS encoding cryptochrome/photolyase family protein, with translation MRIHWHRRDLRVADNRPLVEADADGPVVPVFVFDRDVLGHAGPPRVAFMLDALESLREAYRSRGSDLLIREGDPREVLPELADQFDTDAVTWARDYSGLARERDTDVRQALDEAGVAREAVHDAVCHEPGAIRTNDGDPYSVFTYFGRKWHDREKHSAVDPPDRERLAEVNDDEPVPTLEELDFEEPEASIPPASTAEARERLESFCEDDIYRYGERRDYPAEACTSRLSAHLKFGTIGIREVYEATEAAKRGVEGDRRESVEEFQDQLAWREFYTQVLYFNPEVVTENYKEYEREIDWQEDEAAVQAWKDGRTGYPIVDAGMRQLREEAYMHNRVRMIVASFLTKDLLVDWRVGYEWFREKLVDHDTANDNGGWQWAASTGTDAQPYFRIFNPMTQGERYDPDAEYIKRYVPELRETDPEIIHSWHEASLTQRRSAAPEYPDPIVDHSERREAAIEMFETARGES, from the coding sequence ATGCGCATTCACTGGCATCGACGCGATCTGCGGGTGGCCGACAACCGGCCGCTGGTCGAGGCCGACGCGGACGGTCCGGTCGTCCCGGTCTTCGTCTTCGATCGGGACGTGCTCGGACATGCCGGCCCGCCCCGCGTCGCGTTCATGCTCGACGCGCTGGAATCGCTCCGGGAGGCCTATCGGTCGCGCGGGAGCGACCTGCTGATCCGCGAGGGCGACCCCCGCGAGGTGTTGCCCGAACTCGCCGACCAGTTCGACACCGACGCAGTCACGTGGGCCCGGGACTACTCCGGGCTCGCCCGCGAACGCGATACCGACGTTCGGCAGGCCCTGGACGAGGCGGGCGTCGCCCGCGAGGCCGTCCACGACGCGGTCTGTCACGAGCCCGGCGCGATCCGCACGAACGACGGCGACCCCTACTCGGTGTTCACCTACTTCGGCCGCAAGTGGCACGACCGCGAGAAACACTCGGCGGTCGATCCGCCCGATCGCGAGCGACTGGCCGAGGTCAACGACGACGAACCGGTCCCGACGCTCGAGGAACTCGACTTCGAGGAGCCGGAGGCGTCGATTCCGCCCGCGAGCACCGCCGAAGCGCGTGAACGCCTGGAGTCGTTCTGCGAGGACGACATCTATCGCTACGGGGAGCGCCGGGACTATCCGGCCGAGGCGTGTACCTCGCGGCTCTCGGCGCACCTGAAGTTCGGGACGATCGGGATCCGGGAGGTCTACGAGGCGACCGAGGCGGCGAAGCGGGGCGTCGAGGGCGATCGCCGCGAATCGGTCGAGGAGTTCCAGGATCAGCTGGCCTGGCGGGAGTTCTACACGCAGGTGCTGTATTTCAACCCCGAGGTCGTCACCGAGAACTACAAAGAGTACGAACGGGAGATCGACTGGCAGGAAGACGAGGCGGCCGTGCAGGCCTGGAAGGACGGCCGGACGGGCTATCCGATCGTCGACGCGGGCATGCGCCAGCTGCGCGAGGAGGCGTACATGCACAACCGCGTGCGGATGATTGTCGCCTCGTTTCTGACCAAGGACCTGCTGGTCGACTGGCGGGTGGGCTATGAGTGGTTTCGGGAGAAACTCGTCGATCACGACACCGCGAACGACAACGGCGGCTGGCAGTGGGCGGCCTCGACGGGAACTGACGCCCAGCCGTACTTCCGGATCTTCAATCCGATGACCCAGGGCGAGCGATACGACCCCGACGCCGAGTACATCAAGCGCTACGTGCCCGAGTTACGCGAGACAGACCCGGAGATCATTCATTCGTGGCACGAGGCGTCGCTCACCCAGCGTCGGAGCGCGGCTCCGGAATATCCGGATCCGATCGTCGACCACAGCGAGCGCCGGGAGGCGGCGATCGAGATGTTCGAGACGGCTCGCGGGGAAAGCTAG
- a CDS encoding 1,4-dihydroxy-2-naphthoyl-CoA synthase: MVSEIFDPDRWESIDRFDFSDITYHRAREVGAVRIAFDRPEVRNAFRPETVDELSTALDHAKRQTDVGTVLLTGNGPSPKDGGWAFCAGGDQSIRGDSGYEYSESPRDSASGAGTDPRAIDGPDNPDAPENVGRLHILEVQRQIRHIPKPVVAVVPGWAVGGGHSLHVVCDMTLASAEHAKFLQTDPDVASFDSGFGSAYLAKQIGQKKAREVFFLGKTYSAEEAEEMGMVNEVVPHEQLEETALEWAETMTGKSPTAMRMLKYGFNLTDDGLVGQQVFAGEATRLAYMTDEAKEGRDAFNEGREPDFEEFPWHY, from the coding sequence ATGGTCTCTGAGATCTTCGATCCCGACCGCTGGGAGTCGATCGATCGGTTCGACTTCTCGGACATCACCTACCACCGCGCTCGCGAGGTCGGCGCGGTCCGGATCGCCTTCGACCGCCCCGAGGTGCGCAACGCCTTCCGCCCGGAGACGGTCGACGAGCTCTCGACCGCCCTCGATCACGCCAAGCGCCAGACCGACGTCGGCACCGTTTTGCTGACCGGCAACGGCCCCTCCCCGAAGGACGGCGGCTGGGCGTTCTGTGCCGGCGGCGACCAGTCGATCCGCGGCGATTCCGGGTACGAATACAGCGAGTCGCCACGCGACTCGGCGAGCGGGGCGGGGACCGACCCGCGGGCGATCGACGGTCCGGACAACCCCGACGCGCCCGAGAACGTCGGCCGCCTGCACATCCTGGAGGTACAACGGCAGATCCGTCACATCCCCAAGCCCGTGGTGGCGGTCGTGCCCGGCTGGGCGGTCGGCGGCGGCCACTCGCTGCACGTCGTCTGTGACATGACGCTTGCGAGCGCAGAACACGCCAAGTTCCTCCAGACTGACCCCGACGTGGCGTCGTTCGACTCCGGCTTCGGGTCGGCGTATCTCGCCAAGCAGATCGGCCAGAAGAAGGCCCGCGAGGTGTTTTTCCTCGGGAAGACCTACTCCGCCGAGGAGGCCGAAGAGATGGGCATGGTCAACGAGGTGGTGCCTCACGAGCAACTGGAGGAGACAGCTCTGGAGTGGGCCGAGACGATGACGGGCAAGTCCCCGACGGCGATGCGGATGCTCAAATACGGGTTCAATCTCACCGACGACGGGCTGGTCGGCCAGCAGGTCTTTGCCGGCGAGGCGACACGGCTCGCGTACATGACCGACGAGGCCAAGGAAGGCCGGGACGCCTTCAACGAGGGTCGCGAGCCCGATTTCGAGGAGTTCCCCTGGCACTACTAA
- a CDS encoding DUF7313 family protein yields MSAPAYQLPGPLGAVDSVLGGAGTVEYLLLGLLLVNVLTRLLAHRSHVSEAGDDAERLSRHPLHVASNVAMVLTAFYYTTLDQHAGIVASTLILGLFVTDFFEFEARNAELRRGVDLDAPKGAIGASVLALLYVGYLSLFQFVAPFWSAIV; encoded by the coding sequence ATGTCAGCGCCAGCCTACCAACTCCCCGGCCCACTCGGGGCCGTCGACTCCGTCCTCGGCGGAGCGGGGACCGTCGAGTACCTCCTGCTCGGCCTGCTACTCGTCAACGTCCTCACACGGCTGCTCGCACACCGCAGCCACGTCAGTGAGGCCGGTGACGACGCCGAGCGCCTCTCCCGTCATCCCCTGCACGTCGCCTCGAACGTCGCAATGGTACTCACTGCCTTTTACTACACGACGCTTGACCAGCACGCCGGCATCGTCGCCTCGACGCTGATCCTCGGGCTGTTCGTCACCGACTTCTTCGAGTTCGAGGCCCGCAACGCCGAACTCCGCCGCGGCGTCGATCTGGACGCCCCGAAGGGCGCAATCGGGGCCTCCGTGCTCGCGCTGCTGTATGTCGGCTATCTCAGTCTCTTCCAGTTCGTCGCGCCGTTCTGGTCGGCGATCGTCTAG